The genomic region TCTGCTCCGGGGAAAGATCCTCGACGAGCCACCTTCTTACCACCCGGCGAAGCTTCGGGGTCAAGGTCAGCTTCGAGGGCTTTCGCCGGGCCATCTGCGAGCAGGCCCGGTCATCGGCCTTGGTTGCCCGATAGCCCTTACGGCCACCGTTTCGGGCAAGCTCACGACAGATCGTCGAGGGGTGCCGGCCGATCACCTCGGCGATCTCTCGAATGCTCTTGCCTTGGGCGACGGCGACCCGGATCTCTTCGCGCTCGAGCAGGGAGAGCTGCCGGGAAGATCTCGATCTTCTCCGGGACCTTCTCGACGGTCTGCCTCCGGCGACGAGGATCACCCGGCTGACCGAGTTGATCGAGCAGGAGCATTCCCGGCCGATCTCTTCGCGGGTGAGGCCGGCTGCGCCCAGAACGAGGACCTTGAGGCGTCGCGCCTGATCGAGCCGCTTGCCCGAAGCGTGTTCGTTGACTTTCACTTGTTATCTCCATTTCGTTCAACTCAACATGGTCAGTGTTGCGTTGACCGGTGGAGACCACCGTTGAGCTTCTGGTCGAAACCGACCCAGTTCGTTTTTTTTCGGAGGATCCCGGCGAGGAAGAAGCCGATCCCGTAGCCGAGCAGGTGCTGGACGTCGTACCAGCCGATTGACACGGCGACCAGGCCGGCCAGGCCGAGCAGGCCGAGCCAGAGTGCGGCGCGGTCGCCGGTGTCCATCCGGTCCCCGGGGCCGCGGCGGAACGGCAGGGCACTCGCGGTGAGTGCTCCGAGCGTCGCCGCCAGCACGATCGAGATGCCGTAGTCGCCCTGGGCGGCGGTGTGGTCCGCCGACTGCGAGCCGAGGGCGATCGCGATCTCGATCACCGCGTAAGACAGGATCGCCGCGCCGATGTGGCCGGTGAGGGCCACCAGCCACCAGATTCGCGGGCCGAGCCTGAAGATGACCACGATCACCGCCGCGGTCAGGAGGATCCACTGGATCGTCGAAAGAGTGTTGGCCACGTCGAGCGAACTGGTGGCGAGAAGCCAGACCCGGCCGTCACTTACCCGGTCGGCGCTGGCGTACAGGTGCGGCCCGACGCCGCTGATCCCGACGAAGACGATGTAACCGGCGGCCAGCGCGATCAGGCCGAGGTCGAGAAAACCCGGCACCCGGCCGGGCTGGTCCTGCGGCCGGTCGCCCGGACTCATCCCGTGGGGGAGGGTGAAGCCTCGGCGGCCGGCGTGACTCCCTCGGGCTGGTCCTCGGACTCGTACTCACCCAGAAGCCGGACCTCGTCTTCGTGCTTCGGGAAGAAGAAGAAGACGACCAGGGTCCCGAGCACGATCGCGACGATCCCGATCAGGTAGGCCCAGTCCTGGCCGTTGAGGAAGGAGTCGCGGGCGGCGGCGATGATCTGATTCGCATACTGCGGGTACTGCTCCGCGGTCGTGGCCGCGCTCGAGAATGATTTCTCGAGCTCCGAGGAAACCTGGCTGCTCACCTTGTCCGAGTCGGGGGACGAGGCGATCTGGTTGGCGAACGCGCTGGAGTAGCCCGCGGTCAGCACCGAGCCGAGGATCGACTGCATGATCGCGCCACCGAGGTCGCGCTGGAGGTCGGCCGTGCCGGAGGCCATGCCGGCGCGGCGGACCGGGACCGAACCGGTCAGCGAATGCGACGCAGGTGTGCCGGCGAAACCGACGCCGGCACCGACCAGCGCAAAACCCAGTCCGACCCGCCAGTAGGCGGCGCCGTCGTCCCAGAGGAAGAACATCACGAGGAAGCCGAGCAGGCAGAACACGTAGCCGATCAGGAGCGTGATGCGGGAGCCGTGGCTCTCGATCATCTTCGCCGACCGGGGTGCGATCAGGACCATCAGTAACGCCGCCGGCAGGATCGCGGCGCCGGCGCCGAGGGTCGAGTACCCGAGCACGTTCTGCAGGTACTGCTGGCCGACGAACATCGCCGCCATCAGCGTGCCGAAGACGATGATGCCCGCCACCGCCGCCACCCAGAAGATTCGCCGCCCGGCGACGCTGAGCTCGTAGAGGGGGTTCTTGGCACGCTTTTCGCGGATCAGGAAGGCGCCGACCCCGGCCAGGGCGATCAGGCCGAGCCCGATGCACAGGGAAGTCTTGCCGGGAAGGCTGGTGAAGTTGATCGCGAGTACCACCGCCGCGACCATGACCACCGAGATGATTCCGCCGAGGTTGTCGACCGGGTCGGAGACCTCGTTCACGTGCGACGGAACGAACTTGATTGCCAGGACGAGCGCGACTACGGCGAGGGGCAGGGTGATCAGGAAGACCGAGCCCCAGTCGAAGTGGAGCAGCATCGCCCCCGCCGTGAGCGGCCCGAGGGCCGAGATCGCGCCGCCGATCGCCGACCACAACGCGATGGCGCGGGTTCGGCCCGATCCTCGCCAGAGCGCGGTGATCAGGGCGAGGGTGGTGGGAAAGGCCATGCCGGCCGCGAGGCCACCGACTACGCGCGCCACGAACAGGACGTCGACTGTCGGTGCCAAGGCCGCTCCGATGCTCGCCGGGATTGCGAGCGACGTGCCGAGGATCAGCATCATCTTGCGTCCGAACCGGTCGCCCAGGGCGCCCAGGTAGAGCACCGACGTCGCGAGTCCGAGCGAGTATCCGATCGCGACCAGGTTCAGCTGGGTCTGGCCGGCGTCGAAGGCCTTGCCGATGTCCGGCAGGGCGACGTTGGCGACCGCGAGGTTGAGGTTGGCCACCGCCGCGACCAGGATCAGCGTGACCAGTACCGCCGTTGCCTTGTCCGGCTTGTCCGCGTTGCTCACTCTTCCCCGTTCCGCATCGGCAACATCATATGTTCAAAACCGGACCATGAAAGGCGACGCGGATCAGTTCGAGGAGGCCGGGACCGTCCGGTTGCGGCCGGAGTCCTTGGCCCGGTAGAGCGCCGTATCGGTCCGCGCGAACAGTTGCTCGGCGGTCTCGGAACCGTTCCAGGTGGCGACACCGGCCGAACTGGTCTCGCCGCCGGGCGTGGCCACGCGCAGCCGGTCGACCACTTCCAGGGCCTGGTCGTGGTCGCAGTTCGGGAGGATCACCGTGAATTCCTCGCCGCCCCACCGGAAGAGCACGTCGTTCTTTCGCAGGGTGTTCTTCCAGGCGCCGCCGGCTTCATGCAGCAGCCGGTCGCCCGCCTGATGCCCGTTGGCGTCGTTGAAGCGCTTGAAATGGTCGAGGTCGAGGACCGCGATCGAGATCGGCTGCCGGACCTGGCGCGCGTCGACCAGGCCTGCCCGGAGCATCTCCTCCCAGGCCCGGCGGTTAAGCAATCCCGTCAGGGAGTCGCGAGTGGCAGTCTCGGCGAGCCGCTGGAACAGGTCGGTGTGATCGATCGTTACCGAGGCCTCGGCGGCGAGCAGCGAGATGACCGTTGCGTCGGTTTCGTCACTGCGCCCCACCCGCTCCTTCCAGCCGGCGCAAAGCGTGCCGATCGCTTTGTCGCCGCGCATGATCGGACAGGCGATGATCGAAGAAAGGCCCTGGTCCATCATGCCCGGCGGCAGGCTCTTTTCGGCCGATTCGACGTAGGGGATGAAGACCGGGACGTGCTCCGACATGCTCAGCGCCGCCGCCGAGCCTTCGCCCGGCTGCACGCTCAGGTCGTTGGACAACACCCCGTACGCGCCACTGGCCACGGTCCGGCCGTCAGCACCCACCTCGAAGAGGAT from Thermoleophilia bacterium harbors:
- a CDS encoding MFS transporter, with protein sequence MSNADKPDKATAVLVTLILVAAVANLNLAVANVALPDIGKAFDAGQTQLNLVAIGYSLGLATSVLYLGALGDRFGRKMMLILGTSLAIPASIGAALAPTVDVLFVARVVGGLAAGMAFPTTLALITALWRGSGRTRAIALWSAIGGAISALGPLTAGAMLLHFDWGSVFLITLPLAVVALVLAIKFVPSHVNEVSDPVDNLGGIISVVMVAAVVLAINFTSLPGKTSLCIGLGLIALAGVGAFLIREKRAKNPLYELSVAGRRIFWVAAVAGIIVFGTLMAAMFVGQQYLQNVLGYSTLGAGAAILPAALLMVLIAPRSAKMIESHGSRITLLIGYVFCLLGFLVMFFLWDDGAAYWRVGLGFALVGAGVGFAGTPASHSLTGSVPVRRAGMASGTADLQRDLGGAIMQSILGSVLTAGYSSAFANQIASSPDSDKVSSQVSSELEKSFSSAATTAEQYPQYANQIIAAARDSFLNGQDWAYLIGIVAIVLGTLVVFFFFPKHEDEVRLLGEYESEDQPEGVTPAAEASPSPTG
- a CDS encoding GGDEF domain-containing protein; this encodes MTSESAQQNPESQAPLRVHILGSRGGLKRGLVRLIEVSPFMLAGFAVIILVPATQEVRFGGGTVLLTLIVFRSVAEIREYPKWIQTVTPILLAIVIGVMTAVNQEPLYSVMMLFNCLRVAFVESRRILIYTLIATMLAIGIPALIYPDELAVRGLVWALVLVSVLFPIQNRSLALADRVGLNSRLASVLSDLLTSENARKSIVRAAHELGEADVAILFEVGADGRTVASGAYGVLSNDLSVQPGEGSAAALSMSEHVPVFIPYVESAEKSLPPGMMDQGLSSIIACPIMRGDKAIGTLCAGWKERVGRSDETDATVISLLAAEASVTIDHTDLFQRLAETATRDSLTGLLNRRAWEEMLRAGLVDARQVRQPISIAVLDLDHFKRFNDANGHQAGDRLLHEAGGAWKNTLRKNDVLFRWGGEEFTVILPNCDHDQALEVVDRLRVATPGGETSSAGVATWNGSETAEQLFARTDTALYRAKDSGRNRTVPASSN